A window of Costertonia aggregata contains these coding sequences:
- a CDS encoding DUF6747 family protein, which produces MGKLLLFKEIYLEAFRNLGHYIVTNYFKAFSWFCFALIAITFYAFVFRLSTGFAFD; this is translated from the coding sequence ATGGGGAAATTATTACTTTTTAAGGAGATTTATTTAGAAGCGTTTAGAAATTTGGGACACTACATCGTAACCAATTATTTTAAGGCTTTTTCTTGGTTTTGTTTTGCTTTGATCGCAATCACATTTTACGCTTTTGTGTTTAGGCTATCTACGGGATTTGCTTTTGATTGA
- a CDS encoding DUF6747 family protein gives MKNLLLIKNIYLEAFKNLGNAIVKNYFKVFSWFCFVSFLIVLYAFIFRLATGFAFD, from the coding sequence ATGAAAAACCTCCTACTTATCAAAAACATTTATTTAGAGGCATTTAAAAACTTAGGCAACGCCATTGTAAAGAACTATTTCAAGGTCTTCTCATGGTTTTGTTTTGTCAGCTTTTTAATAGTACTGTACGCATTCATTTTTAGGCTTGCTACAGGGTTTGCCTTTGATTGA
- a CDS encoding DUF4837 family protein — protein sequence MKFLKNLGTTFLFSLVLFSCKEEKNKNYQPESIGPINSVAVVMENSLWEGPVGDKVREYFAASVPALIWDEPQFTITHLPPQVFEGMVRNTRSVLLVQLDSVNVAHIKSDVYARPQKVGVIKASSIEGLITNLDKKAAEMVSAFKVLEINETQNRFKRSLSKETVLKDKFGVALDLPSVYKVGKQEDNFVWIDRQIQKGSMNIIAYELPQDSFTNDSTFVKDIVKLRDSIGKKYIPGPDVKDKVTYMVTEKAFAPYVFPAEIAGMKGAEVRGIWEMENYPMAGPFITYILNDTQNNRKIVLEGFTFAPATEKRDYMFELEAILKTAELVDKK from the coding sequence ATGAAATTCTTGAAAAACCTTGGAACCACTTTCCTTTTTTCACTTGTACTTTTTTCCTGTAAGGAAGAAAAGAACAAAAATTACCAGCCAGAATCCATAGGCCCTATCAACTCCGTTGCCGTAGTCATGGAAAACAGCCTATGGGAAGGCCCCGTTGGCGATAAGGTTAGGGAGTATTTTGCCGCATCGGTTCCCGCACTTATATGGGACGAACCCCAATTTACCATAACCCATCTGCCGCCGCAGGTTTTCGAAGGCATGGTGCGGAATACACGATCGGTACTTTTGGTTCAGTTGGACTCGGTCAACGTGGCCCATATTAAAAGCGATGTGTATGCACGGCCCCAAAAAGTAGGTGTAATCAAAGCGAGTAGTATAGAAGGATTGATTACTAATTTGGACAAAAAAGCTGCCGAAATGGTAAGTGCCTTTAAAGTTTTGGAGATTAACGAAACCCAAAACAGGTTCAAAAGATCTTTAAGTAAAGAAACCGTACTCAAGGATAAGTTTGGGGTTGCCCTGGACTTACCATCGGTATATAAAGTAGGAAAGCAAGAAGACAACTTTGTTTGGATCGATAGGCAGATACAAAAAGGCAGTATGAATATTATTGCCTACGAACTGCCCCAAGATAGTTTTACGAACGATTCTACATTTGTAAAAGATATTGTAAAATTAAGGGATTCAATAGGGAAAAAATATATTCCCGGCCCCGACGTAAAAGATAAAGTAACCTACATGGTCACTGAAAAGGCATTCGCCCCCTATGTTTTTCCGGCAGAAATTGCGGGTATGAAGGGTGCTGAGGTACGCGGTATTTGGGAAATGGAAAACTACCCCATGGCCGGGCCTTTTATCACCTATATCCTAAATGATACACAGAACAATAGAAAAATAGTGTTGGAAGGTTTTACGTTTGCCCCGGCAACTGAAAAGCGGGATTACATGTTTGAACTTGAAGCTATTTTGAAGACAGCAGAATTGGTCGATAAAAAATAG